The genomic DNA GTCGCAACTGGCCGATCTGGCCGTTACTGTCTCTCCAGAACAGCTGCGTGAACGCAGCGACAGCCTGCACTTCGATCAACCCGTCAACATCCAGTACACCTCCGGCACCACCGGTTTCCCCAAGGGGGCGACCCTCAGTCACTACAACATTCTCAACAACGGTTACATGGTCGGTGAAAGCATCGGTCTGACGCCGCTTGATCGCCTGGTAATCCCGGTGCCGCTGTATCACTGCTTCGGCATGGTCATGGGCAACCTCGGCTGCATCACCCACGGCAGCACGATGATCTACCCCAACGACGCCTTCGATCCGTTGCTGACGCTGCAAACCGTCGCCGAGGAAAAAGCCACCGGCCTGTACGGCGTGCCGACCATGTTCATCGCCATGCTTGATCAGCCACAACGCACCGAGTTCGATCTGTCGAGCCTGCGCACCGGGATCATGGCCGGTGCCACGTGCCCGATCGAAGTGATGCGCCGGGTCATCAGCGAGATGCACATGAGCGAAGTGCAGATCGCTTACGGCATGACCGAAACCAGCCCGGTGTCACTGCAGACCGGCCCGAACGACGAACTGGAGTTGCGCGTGACCACCGTCGGCCGCACCCAGCCGCAACTGGAAAGCAAGATCATCGACGAGGCCGGCAACCTGGTCCCGCGCGGCATCATCGGCGAACTCTGCACCCGCGGTTACAGCGTGATGCTCGGCTACTGGAACAACCCGCAGGCCACCGCCGAGGCCATCGATGAAGCTGGCTGGATGCACACCGGCGACTTGGCCAGCATGAATGACGACGGCTACGTGAACATCGCCGGGCGTAACAAGGACATGATCATCCGTGGTGGCGAGAACATTTATCCGCGTGAGCTGGAGGAGTTTTTCTTCACGCATCCGGCGGTGGCGGACGTGCAGGTAGTCGGCATTCCGTGTTCGCGTTACGGTGAGGAGATTGTTGCCTGGATCAAGTTTCACCCCGGCCACAGTGCTTCGGAGCTGGAGCTGC from Pseudomonas baetica includes the following:
- a CDS encoding AMP-binding protein, whose product is MDQPGANPQRSYTRGSQDQALLAMTIGQKFAQTVAQYPDGEALVVRHQQLRYSWRQLADAVDLNARALLALGLQTGDRLGIWAPNCAQWCITQFATAKIGVILVNINPAYRSSELEYVLKQAGCQWLVCAGAFKSSNYHGMLQGLVPELAEQSIGELRSERLPDLRGVISLDAQPPSGFLPWSQLADLAVTVSPEQLRERSDSLHFDQPVNIQYTSGTTGFPKGATLSHYNILNNGYMVGESIGLTPLDRLVIPVPLYHCFGMVMGNLGCITHGSTMIYPNDAFDPLLTLQTVAEEKATGLYGVPTMFIAMLDQPQRTEFDLSSLRTGIMAGATCPIEVMRRVISEMHMSEVQIAYGMTETSPVSLQTGPNDELELRVTTVGRTQPQLESKIIDEAGNLVPRGIIGELCTRGYSVMLGYWNNPQATAEAIDEAGWMHTGDLASMNDDGYVNIAGRNKDMIIRGGENIYPRELEEFFFTHPAVADVQVVGIPCSRYGEEIVAWIKFHPGHSASELELQTWCKERIAHFKTPRHFKFVDEFPMTVTGKIQKFRMREISIEELREKLA